ACTCATTCCGTGGGCGAATTGGTTTCAGCATGACGCCGCGGCGGGACAGGATCATCGCCGCCCGGGACGAACGGGTTGCAGCGCATGATGCGCCACAAGCCCAGGCCCAGCCCCCGCACGACCCCGTGTACCTGGAGGGCCTGGATCATGTACTCCGAGCAGGTGGGACGAAAGCGGCATACGCCCGGGAGGAGGCGCGAGCAACGCTGGTAGAGGCGGATCAGCCCGATCAGCGCCTGGCACAACATCGCTCATCCCCCGCCCTCGGCGGCCGCCGGCTGACCCCACACGCGCGCCCGGCCCAGCAACTCACGTACTTCGGCAACCAGGTCCCAGTAGCTCGCCTTTAGGGCTTCGACCGAGGCGATCAGAATGATGTCTGGGTGGCCCGTCAGCCCATGGTCCCGTAGCAGGTTGCGCAGCGCCTCGCGCAGCCGTCGCCGCAGGCAGTTGCGCCGCACCGCCTGCTTGGCGACCTTGCGGCTCACCACATAGGCCACGCGGAGGCCCGGCTCAATCGGTCCGGACAGCACGATGGCGGTAACGAACTTGCCGCGGAAGCGCCTGCCCTGACGGTAGATGCGGTCGAAATCACTCCGGCGGCGCAATGCCTCTGCCTTGATCCGACGACTGCCGGCGACTCCCGTGGGTAAGGTGGTCACAGGCCTCCCGGGTGGCTAGACAACGGCCAGGCGAACGCGGCCCTTGGCGCGGCGGCGGGCGATGGTGCGGCGCCCGCTCTTGGTGGCCATGCGAGCCATGAACCCCATCTTGCGCAGCCGGGGCCGTCGCTTCGGTTGGTAAGTCCTCTTCATGCCAACTTCACCCTCATCGCACCACGGGGCGTGAACCCGAGCCTCGCCCCCCACTCATCGAGCAGGCGAGCCGCGCTCCACGTCTCCCGCGTGCGCAAAGTATGCCCTGCAGAAGCGAAAAGTGCGCCCTAGGTCCCGCGCCTGCGGGCCGGCCGCGTGACAAGTAGTATAGCACAAACGCGCAAATCGCCGCAACCCGCAGCTTGAAGGAAGGAGGAGAGTCGCCGGGTCCGAGGAAGGAAACAGCGGTCGTGCAGCGGAAGAAAGCATGGCGCGGCTTGGTTTGACAACCCGCGCGGGGCTTTGCTATAATGCGGTCGTTCGGCGGGGGCCGAGGACTGGTGCCTGCGACCTCGGCACTCGTGTCGCTGCCGACGACGATCCCGATGGCTCCTCACATCGAGGGAGGGCTTGTACGGCATGGACAAGAAGCGCATTCTGGTTGTGGATGACGAACGGCATATCGTCCGGCTCGTGCAGGTGAACCTCGAACGAGCCGGCTACGAGGTCCTCACTGCCTTCGATGGTGTCGAGGCGCTTGAGAAGGTCAAGAACGAGATGCCGGACATGGTGGTCCTGGATGTCATGATGCCGCGCATGGACGGCTTCGAGGTCCTCAAGAACCTCCAATCCGACCCGCGGTTCCAGAACATCCCGGTCATCATGCTCACGGCCAAGGCCCAGGACGCGGACATCTTCAAGGGATGGGCCTCCGGCGTCAGTTCGTACCTGACCAAGCCCTTCAACCCGCGCGAGTTGCTCGTCTTCGTTGAGCGCATCTTCCAGAGCATGGACGAGCCGCCGACGGATGACGAGAGCGTCTGGGAGGTCTAGCTCCCACGGCATGTCAACCCGGCCCGGGTCCCGCCTAGCGGGATCCGGGCTTCTGATTCTGGCAGGCCCATGACCCTATTCGACCTGGGGGAGTTCGGCTTCATCGAGCAGCTGCGGCAGATGGCCTCCGGGGCCGCGCCGGGACTGGCCGTCGCCATTGGTGACGACTGCGCCATCATCGAGGTCGGCGACGACCGCCTGGCAGTGACCACGGACGCGATGGTCGAGGGGCGGCACTTCCGCCTCGACTGGCTAACCGCGCGCGAGGTCGGTGCGCGGGCCATGGCCGCCGCCCTGAGTGACGTGGTGGCCATGGGCGCCGCGCCCCAGTACAGCTTCGTCTCGCTGGGGCTGTCGCCCGACTGGCCGGCAGAGCGCGCCCTGGAGCTGGCGCGGGGCCTGGTCGAGCAAGCCGAGGCCCATGGCGCCGGCCTGGCCGGCGGAGACACCGTGGCGGCCGACCAGGCCTTCGTGGATGTCGTCGCCATCGGCCGGTGCCGCGAACACCTCTGGCTGCGCTCGGGGGCGCAAGCGGGCGACGGGCTGTACGTGACGGGGGCGCTGGGTGGCCCGGCGGCAGCGGTGGCCGCCCGGTTGGCCGGTCTGGAGCCGGGCGCCTGTTGGGAGCGGTATGCGCACCCGCAGCCCCGGGTCCGCGAAGCCGCGCAACTGGAGCCGCTGGGTCTGGTCCACGGGGCCATGGACATCAGCGACGGGCTCGTGCAGGACGCCGGGCATCTGTGCGAGCAAAGCGGGGTGGGGATCATCATCCGGGCGGCGCAGGTGCCGGTGCATGCTGGCGTGGCGCAGATCGCTGAGCGGCTCAGGCACGACCCGTTGCAGTATGCGCTCAGCGGTGGGGAGGAGTTCGAGTTGCTGTTCACCGCGCCGCCCGGGGCGCTGGCAGAACTGCAAGCCGCCGTCGCGATCCCCGTGCACCAGATCGGGGAAGTCGTCGCCGGCGGCAGTGTCCTCGTGTTGGACGAGACAGGGGGCGAAGTCAGCCTCCCCTCAACGGGCTGGGACCACTTCCGACAGCGAACGGAGTAGCCCCGCCGTATCCCCTCAGACCATCACCGCATCCGCGATGATCATCCTCAGGCCAGGCCGGATGGCGAAGCTGTCGCGCACCGCGTGCAGGTCCGCGCGCAGCGGCTCGATCTCCTCCTCCGGCAACACTACCATCACGACCGAGTTGAGGCCGGGCCATACCGGCGTCCCGTCACGCATGCCCGTCTCGCCCGAGCCCTGGCAATCCGTCCAGCGCGTGTAGTGCTTGAGGCCCCGGTTACTCAGCACTTCCATGACATCGGGCTCGACGCCCTGATCGCACACAATGAGGAGCAGCTTGGTCTTGGTGTCCTCCACTAGGAGTCCCCTCCCTTCGGACGACCGTGCTTATCGAAGGCCTGCTCCGCGCCGCTCCACTTGCTGATCAGCCGGGACGCGCCGGTGGAGAAGAACGTCCCGATGGAGTCCCAGATGCAGTACGAGGCGGGCACGATGATGAGCGACAGGACGGTCGCCACCAGCAGGCCGAAGATCACCACGACGGCCATCGGCGAGCGCCACTCGGAGCCCTCGTTCATGGCGACCGCGGTCGGGACCATGGCCGTCACACAGGCCATGGTGGTCATGAGTACCGGCTGCATGCGGTGGGGGCCCGCGGTCAGCAGGGCCTCCGTACGCGACATGCCTCGTTTGCGCATGGTGTTGGTGTAGTCCACCACCAGGATCGCGTTCTTGCCCACGATACCCATGAGCATGATGAGGCCGATGATCGCCACCACGCTGATGTTCATGTGGCACAGGTACAGCCCCAGGAAGGCGCCGACCAGGGCCATGGGCAGCGTCAGCATGATGTTGAGCGGCTCGAGGATGCTGTTGTACAGAGCGGCCGTTACCAGGTAGATCAGGATCACCGCCAGGAGCATGGCCTGACCCATGTAGCCAAAGCTCTCCTGCATCATCTGGATCTCGCCGGTCCAGTCGAAGGTCACGCCGGGGACCTGGATCTTGTCAGCGAGGCCCTGCACGATCTTCTGGGCCTGGCCGCCCGGCAGGTCGGAGGCCAGCGAGGCGCTCAGCGTGACCTTGCGCTGGCGGTTGTAGCGCTCGATGCGGCTGGGGCCCGAGGACATCTGGATGTCTGCGACATCGCGCAGCCGCACCGGTTGGCCGGTTGCGCTCCGGCCCACGAACAGGTTGCCGACATCGGTGACGTTCGACCGATCCAGCTCGCGGAACTCGACGCGAATGTCGTACTCGTCCCCGGACTCGCGGTACTTGCTGCTCGTATCCCCGGCGAAGGCCGTGCGGACCGCACCGGCGACCTGCTGGACGGTCAGGCCCTGGTCGGCGGCGCGCAGGCGGTCAATGGTCGCGTGCACCTCGGGTCGGCCCGCCTTGCTCGACAGCTCCACATAGTGGAAGCCCTTCTCCTGGGCCAGGTCGCGCTGCAATCGCGCCGCCGCCCGGTCGCGCGCCTCGACGTCGTCGCCCAGGATGTTCAGCTCAATGGCGTTGCCCGACGGCCCGCCGTCGCTGGCGCCTGCGGTGACCTTGATCGTGGCCGAAGGGATCCTCGCCAGTGCCGTTCGCAGGTCAGTAGCCAACCCCTCGTCCGAGCGCTGCTTCTGCCTGACGCGCTCCTTGCGGCCGGTCATGGTGATATCCACGCTGGCGAAGCGGCTGCCTACGTCACCCACGCCCAACATGCTGCCGGCGCCCGAGCCGACGGTGGCCTGGATATCCGTGACCTCCGGGTACTTCTGCTTGTCCTCCAGCAGCGTCTCGATCTGGCGGGTGATGCGGTCGGTCTCCTCGATGCGCGTCCCCACCGCCGTCTCGATACTGATGGCTACGCGCCCCTCATCACTGCGCGGGAAGAACTCAAACCCCAGGCGCGGCCCGACGCCCATCAGAATCAGGGCCAGCGCCGCGAACCCGACGCCGACGGTGATGTACGGGTGGGCGACCGCCCGCTTGAGCAGCCACACGTAGGCGTGTTCGAGCCGCAGATAGGCCGCGTCGAAGAGCCCAAAGAAGCGCGTCAGCAGCCCCAGACGATGCCCCACGCGACGATCCGTGCGCTGGTACCACCACGAGGCCAACATGGGAGTCAGCGTGAAGGCGATCAGCAGCGAGAAGATCGTGCAGGTGAAGACCGTGATGCCGAAGGGGAAGAAGAACCGGCCGACGATGCCGCCCATCATGGCGACCGGGATATATACCACGACGTCCACGGCCGTCAGGGCCACCGCCGCCGCGCCGATCTCGGTGCGGCCGTTGTAGGCCGCGATCGCGGGCTGCTCCCCCATCTGCAGGTGACGGTCTATGTTCTCCAGCACCACAATCGAGTCGTCCACCAGGATACCGACCGACAGGGCTAACCCCAGCATGACGATCATGTTGAGTGTGAAGCCGAAGCCCATGCCGATGGGCAGGAACGTTGCGATCAGACAGGTGGGGATCGCCAGCGCCACGATGATGGTGCCGCGGAAGTTGTGCAGGAACAGGAAGACGACGATGGCCGCCAGCAACGCACCCCACATGAGCGAGTCGCGCACGTCATAGATGGCTTCCCGGACGCGCTTGGAGGCATCGTAGGCGATGACGGCCTTCAGGTCGCGGGACATCGTGCCAGACTTCTGCTCCGTGCCCAGCAGGAACTCCAGCTTCTTCTTCACGCCATCCACGACCGACACGGTGTTGGCGTCCGACTGCTTCAGGACGCTGATGGCCACGGCGGCCTTCCCGTTCGTGCGGGCGAGAGAGCTGGGTTCCTCGACCGTGTCGAGGACCGTCGCCAGGTCGCTGAGCGGCACGCTGCCTCGCGCGGTGTTGAGGCGCAGGTTGCGGATCTCGTCCATGCTCTTGAACTGGCCGAGAGCCCGTACGGAGTAGTCGCGAACGCCCTCCTTGATGTTGCCGGCCGGCACGTCGAGGTTCTGGGCCACGATCTGCTGGGCCAGTTCGGAGATGGACAACTGGGCCGCGTCGAGGCGCTCGCGGTCGGCGAGGATCTGGATCTCGCGCACTTCGCCACCCGAGACCGCCACCGACGCGACGCCCGGCACCTGGCCCAGTACCGGCTTGATCGAGTCCTCCACAAGCTTGCGCAAGTCGCGCGGCGGGCGCGAGCCGGTGATGCCGATGGTGACGACGGGCATGGAACCGATGTCCAGCTTGTAGATGGACGGCGGCTCGACATCATCAGGGAACTCGGCCTTGGCGCGGTCCAGTGCGTCGCGCACGTCTGCTGCCGCGACATCCGTGTCGGTACCGTAGCGGAAGCGGATCGTCGTCGAGCCCAGGTTCTCCTGGCACTGCGAGACGACACGGTCCACGCCATTGATGACGCTGACCTGGTCCTCGAGCGGGCGCACGATGCGCTGCTCGATCTCCTCGGGGTTGGCGCCCGGGTAGGGCACCGTCACCGAGACGATGGGGAAGTCCACTTTGGGGTCCAGGTCCCAGGGCATGCGCGACAGCGACACCAGGCCCATGATGACCAGGGCCAGGATGAACATGGAGATGGTCACGCGTCGGTTGATCGCGAACTTAGTGAGCCACATAGAGCCGCGAGGCCCCTTCTATCCGGAATGGATCGGATGCGTACTACTGCCCCGGCGCTGCCGCCGGCGCCCCCGTTGCCGCCGCGTCGTCCGCCTCGGTGCGCTTCTGCGGCTTCACCAGCTCGCCGTCGGCCAGCAGGTTCTGGCCACCCACCACGAGCACATCGCCGCTGCGGACGCCCCGCGTGATCTCGACCACCGAGTCCACCGATGCTCCCAGCGACACCTTCCGCACCTTGATGCGGCCATCCACCACTGCGTACACGACCCGCTTCTCGCCCTGCTCGACGAGGGCGTCGCGGGGCACCAGCACGGCGCTGGGGTTCGTGCCGGTCACGATGTCAATGCGGGCGAACATGCCGGCCCGGAGCAGTTGCTGGCCGTTGGGGACTTCCACCCGCACGATGTAGATGCGCTGGCCCTGCCTGGCCTGGGGCGCGATGTCGGCGATCGTGCCGACGAACTGGCGGCCTGCCAGCGCGTCAATGGTCACCTTCGCCTGTTGTCCGACCCGCATCTGTGCCATCTGCAGCTCGGAGGCCTCGCAGTTGACGCGCACCGGGTTCAGGTCCACGATGCGGATCAGGGCATCTCCGGGGGAGGCGGCCTCGCCCGGCTCCACGTTGCGTGCCGCCACCGTGCCTGATATGGGGGCGTAGATGACGTGCTTGGCCACCTGCGTCTGCCCGGCGCGCCGTGCCGCGGCCGCCTGCCCCGCCGACGCCCGCGCGGCCTTGACCTCCTCCTCGGTGGCTGTGACCTGCGCGCGCTGCGACCGTGCCAATCGCACAGTCTCCTCGGCCTGATCCACGGCGACCTCGGCGGCACGCACGTCGCGCTCGGCTACATCTATCTGTGCGCGCTGGCTCTGGGCCTGGGTGAGGGCCTGCTGGGACAACGATACCCGCAGTTCGGCGAGCCGCACCTGCTCGGTGCGGGCGCCCTCCTTGGCGAGATCGAGAGCCTGCTCGGCCACGCGCTGGTTGGCCACCGCCATCTCGTACTCCACCTGCGCCGTATCCAGTTGGGCCTGGGCGATGGCGCCACCCTTGACCAGAGTCTGGCTACGGTCGAGGCTGAGCTTCGCCAGTCGCACCGCTGACTTCGCCTGGTCCACGCGGGCCTGCGCCTGGGCGATCTCCTGGCTGCGCGTTCCGGCCTTGACATCGGCCAACTGCGACTGCCACTGCTTGACGCCGATCTGGGCCTCGGCGATGGTCTCCTCGACACGTGTGCGGGTGTAGTCGGCCGTGATCTTGGCCTGACGCAGGCGGTTGCGCGCCTGTTCCATGCTCTGCTCGGCCTGCCGCACGGCGATGGCCGTCTGTTCCCGGGTGAGCTTCAGGCCGACGCGCGACTGCCCATAGCGGGCCTGGGCCGCGCGTTCGGCGGCGGCGCTCTGCTGCACGCCGGCGCTGGCCAACTGCGTGTCCAGGCGCACCAGGGCCTGTCCGCGGGTCACGTGGTCGCCCACATCCACCCCCACCCACGCCACGTTGCCCGACAGCTCCGGCGCGACATCCACTTCGTGCCGTGCTTCCACCGTGCCCGTCAGGTGCTCGGCCTGCTCGATGGCGCCCAGTTCCGCGGCGCCGACGAATACGGGGGTGGCCTGCTCCCCAGTGGCCTCCTCCGCCGCCTTGCCGGCCTGCCGGCGTGCGCAGCCGCCCAGCAGCACACTCAGAGCGAGTACCACAGCGATTCCCTGCCAGCAGAGATTGCGGGATCTCATGAACCAGACTCCTCCGTCAGATCCGCCAAGCCCAGTGCCGCGCGTAGCGACGCCGTGGCCACCTGCAGACTGTATCGAGCATTCACGACTTGCGTCTGGGCCGACGCCAGGGCGGTCTGCGCGTCCAGCACTTCCACCCCGAGGCCGACGCCGCTGGTGAAGCGCACCTGGGCGATGCGCAGTTGCTCCCGGGCCTCCGTCTCGCCCTGTTCGGCAACGGTGAGAGCCTCGCGCGCGTCGTCCACATTGAGCGCCGCCTGCGTCACTTGCAGGGCGATCTGCTGCTGGGCCTGCTCCAGGTTCAGCCGGGCGATCTCCACGTCCGTCTGGGCCTGCCGGATCTTCGCTCCCTTTTCCCCGCCCTCGTAGATCGGGACAGACAGGGCCGCGGTGACGCTCCAGCCGAGGCCGCCGTCGTGGTAGTCATAGCCCGAGTTCGTGGTCGCACCCACGAGCGAGCCCACCGGGTCATACGCCGCGCGGGTCACGCGCACGAGTGCCTGGCGCGCCCGCACGAGCGCTTCCAGAGACCCGATCTCGGGGCGGGCCTCCAGGGCCCGGGCGATCAGTGCGTGCCGGTCGCCCTCGGGCAGCGCGGGCGGGACGCCCTCCTCCACCACGATCTCCGTGCTCTGGGGGGCCAGTAGTAGTTCCGCGAGCGCCGCCTTGGCCTGCGCGACGGCCGTGCGCGCGTGGATGACATCCCCACGCGCCGTGGCGACCTGGGTCTCGGCCTGGACGACCTCGAACCGAGGGGCCGTGCCGACGCCGAACATGGCCCGGGCGATGCGGAGGTGCTCCGCCACTGCCGTGAGGCGCTGCTGGGCCACGACCTCAAGCTGCTGGGTGCGCAGGACGCCATAGACCGCCTGGCGCGCGCTCAGGGCCGTCTGCAGCCGTGTCTGGCGTACATTGCTCTGGGCCGCCTCGACCGCCGCACGTGCGGCCCGGCGGGCGTCGGCGTCCTGGCCACTGAGATAGACAGGCAGCGTGGCCTGGACCGCCTCCTCATGCACACGCGTCGGCGCCAGCGTGATGCTGCCTCCCCCCATCTCCTCGGGCAGCGTCAGGCTGCCGCCTGGTTCCTTGCGCACATAGCTGGCTGTCCCGGTGACGCGGGGATTCGACATCGCCTTGACTTCCAGCAGCTTGCCCTGCGCGGCCTGTACCTGCTGGTCATTGATCGCCAGTTGCGTAGACCGTGCGACCGCCAGACCCGCTGCCGTGTCCGGAGTCAGCCGCAGCGGGCTGGACAGGTCAGGCAGGCGCTGCGCCTGCGGCCGGGGTGCCGGTTGCGGTGTCTCGGCGGCCGGCTGAGCCACCGCTGCGGCCGCAAGCAGGATGCCGAGCAGACAGACGTGACCACTTCTCATGACGGCCCCCCCTCCTCCGGGGTGTTGGCGCCGTGATGCTCGTATTCCAGCAGCACGGTCTGGAGGCTCTGCTGGGCCTCCTGCAGCTTCTCGAATCTGACGAACGATACGCCCGTCTCATCCGGGTGCACCAGTACGAGCAGTTTGTCTCCGGGCTTGATCCCCAGGCGCTCCCGGACCTCCGCCGGGATGACGACCTGCCCCCGCTCGCCCACGGTTGAAGCCCCCATGAACAGCTTCGCCAAGTCATGCCCGGGCATCCAGCGTCATCTCCATGTATATACGATTTACATGATTTGCACTCTTTGCATGACATGCTACTTCAGTCACGACTGTCCTGTCAATCGTGCGCCCGGCCAGTTCGCAGGTCAGGGGCCGTACTCCTGCCTGCAGGGATCGGAAGAACTGCGGCGAAACCTCGGTCATTCCGGTACAGGAGCAGCGCTATGGACCCAGCCCTACTGCAGCGGACGACGGCACGGCACCTCGATGAGGTCATCGCCTTGCGCCGGGATCTGCACCAGCACCCAGAGCTGAGTGGCGCCGAGGAGCGGACCGCCCGTGTGGTGGCCGAGCGGCTGCGACAGGCGGGCCTGGACGTGCGCACCGGCGTGGGTGGGCATGGTGTCGTCGCCACACTGGGCGAGGGACGGCCCTGCTTCTTGCTCCGGGCGGATATGGATGCTCTGCCCCTGCAGGAGGACACCGGGCTCCCCTGGAGCTCGACATGCCCCGGCGTGGCACATGCCTGCGGGCACGACTTCCACACTGCGTGGCTGGTCGGCGCCGCGCTCGTCCTCAGAGATATAGGCCTGCCCCGGGGCTGCGTCAAGTTTGTGTTCCAGCCCGCGGAGGAGGCGATTGCCGGGGCGGCGCCGATGATCGAGCAGGGCATCCTGGAGGAACCCCCGGTGGACGCCGTGTGCGGGGCGCACACCGGGCCGGATCTGAAGGTGGGGCAGATCGCCCTGCGTCCGGGGCCCAATCTCGCGGCCGCCGACCGCTTCACCATCACCATCACCGGTGTCGGAGCCCACGGTGCGCATCCCAACTGCGCGCGCGATCCCATCCCTGTCGCTGCCGAGATCATCCTGGCGCTGCAGACGCTTGTGGCTCGTCGGCTCAACCCGCTCAACGCCGCCGTCGTCAGCGTGTGCCGCATGAGTGCGGGCTCAGCCTTCAACATCATCCCGGACACGGCCATGCTCGAAGGCACCGTGCGGACCCTGGTGCCGGGCGACCGGGACATGATCGAGGAGGCCATGGGGCAACTGGTGGAGAGCCTCGCGGCGGCCCACGGCTGCACCGGCAAGCTGGACTACGCCCGGGGCGTGCCGGCCACAATCACCGATCCCGACGTGACCGACCTGGCGCGGCGGGCCCTGCTTCGGGTCATGTCCGCCGAGCAGGTCAAGCTGCAAGAGCAGGTATCCATGGGGGCCGAGGACTTCTCGCTGTTCCTGGAGCGTTGCCCCGGGGCACTGCTATCCGTCGGCTGCACCGCCCCGGGGACTGAAGACGTCAAGTCGCTGCACCAGCCGGGATTCGCCGGCGACGACGGCTGCCTGCAACCGGCCATGATCGCGCTGTCCGCCACTGCGCTGGAGTACCTGTCCCAGGAGTGAAAGGCCGGAACGCGCCCTGGGCCGGCGGCGTCATAGAGGGAAACGCCCCGCCACAGGTGGCCTGCAATGCGCGCCTGCCCGTCCCGGTTGCATGGCTTCACGCTGATCGAGTTGCTGGTGGTCATCGCGATCATCGCCATCCTCGCCTCGATCCTCTTCCCGGTCTTCGCGCGTGCCCGCGAACAGGCCCGCAAGTCGGCCTGTAACAGCAATGTGCGCCAGATCACCCTGGCGCTGCTGTCGTACGCACAGGACTACGACGAGACTTTCTGCCCGTTCAGCCAGGGCAACGGCTACCAGGGGAGCCTGGGCTACGGTGGGGGAGACGGCCCGCGCTGGGCCGACGTGGTCATGCCCTACGTCAAGAACTCGCAGATCTTCAACTGCCCCAGCGACCAGACGCGCATGGCCATCTATGCGGGTGGGTCCTACTTCGACATTAAGAACTACACTTACGGCTACGTCTCGCCGTCCAGCGGGGCGGCCGACTACGGTGTCGCCAGCCGCAACCTGGCCGAGATCCCGGACCCGTGTAAGACGATCGTGGTAGTGGATGACGGGCGGGGCGAGGACACTGGCGACACGGAGTACCTCGGGCGGGTCATCCCGTCCCCCTCCGATGACCTGGCGTCCCTGGGCTCGCGGGTGCAAGGCATGCGGCACACCGGAGCCTCGGCAAGCAACCTCGCGGGGCAGGCGTTCAACGCCGGCTATGTGGATGGCCATGCCAAGTTCGTGCGGCTGACAGACACCTTCATGAGCCAGTGGACGCTGGCCGAGGACTGACTACAGCACAACCGGAACCACCACGTGCACGTCGGCCTGCAGCGGGGCACTGCCCCGGCCGGCATGCCATGTGTCCTCATCCCCCACGTAGAGCTTCACGTGCCGCCGCAGTCCTCCCTGCTCGTCCAGCAGCGCCCCCGCCAGGTCGGGATGCTCCTGGCGCAACGCCGCCAGGAGATCGGCCACCGTCGTCCCGTCCACCTCCACGCGCACCCGGGGCCGGTTCCGTGCCAGCGGCCGCAGCGGCGCCGGTAGATGCACTGTCACTCGCATGGGAGGATCTTCTCCATCTGGTACCCCAGGCCCGTGCCGCGCAGGCTGTCCGTCCGGGCCCGGCCGCTCTGGAGCCGGAAGATGTCGCCATGGACCCGCTTCTCCGCCTCGCTGGTGGCGTCGGGGAAGAACTGGCGGCTGTTGGCTTCCACACCCATGATGGTGTACAGCCGTGCGCCCAGACCCACCGAATGGAACAGCGACAGGCCGGGGTTGGTCAGGTCCTGCACGCTGTACGCGATGCCCTCCTCCTTCGCCCGCGAGGCGAAGAGGATGTCGGACGACTGGCCCTTGCAGCTCTTGAGCGCCACGCCCGACCAGCCCAACTCCATGGCCAGATCGAAGCTGTCGAGGTCGGTGAGGCTCTCATCCACGATGACAGGCTTGAGGGCCGCGATCTTCCGCATGTCGTGGCGGTTGGCCGTCAGGTCGCGTTCGGTGGGCTGCTCGATGTACAGGATGCGGTCGTGGCAGTCCTGCGACTTCGCGCGGATACGCTCGAGGTACTCGATGATGTAGTCGGGGCTCTCACACTGCTCGTTGGTGTCGGCGGTCAGATGCATGGCCTGCGGGCTTCCCAGCCCGCGAAGGCCGATCTCATACACAGCCATCGTCCGGTCCACATCCCAGTCCAGGTCCGTCCCGCGCAGCTTCACTTTCAGGCAGTACACGCCCTCGAACTCGATCCACTCCTCCAGGCAATTCGGCCGCCCGTCCTGCGGGTCGCTGTCATCCACCTCGCCTCGGGTCAGCTTGTCGAGCCCGCCCACCAGATGGAAGATGGGGATCTCCGGCAGGTACTGGGGGCGGATGTAGTCGGCGGCGTACTTGCCGGCATACCTCGGCCCCAGGTACCGCGACAGGTCGCTCATGAAGTCGCGCCCGTAGCCATCGTAGGTGTCAATGCCGTTGACGTTGCCGAAGGCATCGTGCAGGGCCGCATCCACCGGCGAGGCGCACACGAGGGCGCCCAGGAAGGGCTGTTGGAGCGCGGGCTTTCCAGCCCGCGCCTCGTGCGGCGGGCTGGAAAGCCCGCGCTCCGCGCACACCTCCACATTGATCCGCCGCAGGTCGTCCTCCAGCGCCAGGAAGATGTCCACGGGGTGCCCTGGCTCGCCGTACGAGGTCGCCAGCTTGATGTAGCGCTCGGTGACTTCCTTCATGGCCGCAGCCTTCACGTCGTGCGACAGCTCCGGCGTAGGCCAGCCCCAGAAGTCCATGAGGAAGATGGCGCCCCAGCCGCTGGCCGTCTGGCCGCGCCCGTTCTCGACAATGGCCTCCACGCGGCAGAAGTCCACGCCGTCCACGACGACGGCCCCGAACTTCAACGGCGTCCGCGCCTGCTCGAAGGTATAGTGGGGGATGAGTTCTCTGATGCGAATGTCTGATTGCATGTCCGCCTCCAGTAGGGGGGCGGTTCGACGTGAGGCAGGGGCGGTCCTGCTCCGGGTACATGGCGGCCCCTTCAGGGCGCGCGGTGTTGCGGGACGCCGCCTGCCGTGGGCTGCCGCCCACGGCTACGCACGATGGCCCGCTTCGCGGGCTGAATACGGCCGCCCCCTCGGTGGTCTGCTGGCCGTTGCCGTCTGCGCCGAAGGCGCCATTGTGCGTAGGCGGGGGCGGAAGCCCCCGCGAAGCTTGCCCTCCGCCCCCTCCCGCGCGGCCCCCGCGGGGAATCAGAGCCCCCCCACCCCGGAACTCGCCGGCAGGTACAGCGTGAATGCCAGGTC
The sequence above is a segment of the bacterium genome. Coding sequences within it:
- a CDS encoding efflux RND transporter periplasmic adaptor subunit gives rise to the protein MRSRNLCWQGIAVVLALSVLLGGCARRQAGKAAEEATGEQATPVFVGAAELGAIEQAEHLTGTVEARHEVDVAPELSGNVAWVGVDVGDHVTRGQALVRLDTQLASAGVQQSAAAERAAQARYGQSRVGLKLTREQTAIAVRQAEQSMEQARNRLRQAKITADYTRTRVEETIAEAQIGVKQWQSQLADVKAGTRSQEIAQAQARVDQAKSAVRLAKLSLDRSQTLVKGGAIAQAQLDTAQVEYEMAVANQRVAEQALDLAKEGARTEQVRLAELRVSLSQQALTQAQSQRAQIDVAERDVRAAEVAVDQAEETVRLARSQRAQVTATEEEVKAARASAGQAAAARRAGQTQVAKHVIYAPISGTVAARNVEPGEAASPGDALIRIVDLNPVRVNCEASELQMAQMRVGQQAKVTIDALAGRQFVGTIADIAPQARQGQRIYIVRVEVPNGQQLLRAGMFARIDIVTGTNPSAVLVPRDALVEQGEKRVVYAVVDGRIKVRKVSLGASVDSVVEITRGVRSGDVLVVGGQNLLADGELVKPQKRTEADDAAATGAPAAAPGQ
- a CDS encoding TolC family protein, with the translated sequence MRSGHVCLLGILLAAAAVAQPAAETPQPAPRPQAQRLPDLSSPLRLTPDTAAGLAVARSTQLAINDQQVQAAQGKLLEVKAMSNPRVTGTASYVRKEPGGSLTLPEEMGGGSITLAPTRVHEEAVQATLPVYLSGQDADARRAARAAVEAAQSNVRQTRLQTALSARQAVYGVLRTQQLEVVAQQRLTAVAEHLRIARAMFGVGTAPRFEVVQAETQVATARGDVIHARTAVAQAKAALAELLLAPQSTEIVVEEGVPPALPEGDRHALIARALEARPEIGSLEALVRARQALVRVTRAAYDPVGSLVGATTNSGYDYHDGGLGWSVTAALSVPIYEGGEKGAKIRQAQTDVEIARLNLEQAQQQIALQVTQAALNVDDAREALTVAEQGETEAREQLRIAQVRFTSGVGLGVEVLDAQTALASAQTQVVNARYSLQVATASLRAALGLADLTEESGS
- a CDS encoding AbrB/MazE/SpoVT family DNA-binding domain-containing protein, which encodes MPGHDLAKLFMGASTVGERGQVVIPAEVRERLGIKPGDKLLVLVHPDETGVSFVRFEKLQEAQQSLQTVLLEYEHHGANTPEEGGPS
- a CDS encoding amidohydrolase; its protein translation is MDPALLQRTTARHLDEVIALRRDLHQHPELSGAEERTARVVAERLRQAGLDVRTGVGGHGVVATLGEGRPCFLLRADMDALPLQEDTGLPWSSTCPGVAHACGHDFHTAWLVGAALVLRDIGLPRGCVKFVFQPAEEAIAGAAPMIEQGILEEPPVDAVCGAHTGPDLKVGQIALRPGPNLAAADRFTITITGVGAHGAHPNCARDPIPVAAEIILALQTLVARRLNPLNAAVVSVCRMSAGSAFNIIPDTAMLEGTVRTLVPGDRDMIEEAMGQLVESLAAAHGCTGKLDYARGVPATITDPDVTDLARRALLRVMSAEQVKLQEQVSMGAEDFSLFLERCPGALLSVGCTAPGTEDVKSLHQPGFAGDDGCLQPAMIALSATALEYLSQE
- a CDS encoding DUF1559 domain-containing protein; protein product: MRACPSRLHGFTLIELLVVIAIIAILASILFPVFARAREQARKSACNSNVRQITLALLSYAQDYDETFCPFSQGNGYQGSLGYGGGDGPRWADVVMPYVKNSQIFNCPSDQTRMAIYAGGSYFDIKNYTYGYVSPSSGAADYGVASRNLAEIPDPCKTIVVVDDGRGEDTGDTEYLGRVIPSPSDDLASLGSRVQGMRHTGASASNLAGQAFNAGYVDGHAKFVRLTDTFMSQWTLAED
- a CDS encoding MoaD/ThiS family protein, translated to MRVTVHLPAPLRPLARNRPRVRVEVDGTTVADLLAALRQEHPDLAGALLDEQGGLRRHVKLYVGDEDTWHAGRGSAPLQADVHVVVPVVL